One Thermostichus vulcanus str. 'Rupite' DNA segment encodes these proteins:
- a CDS encoding response regulator transcription factor: MSSPVRILIADDHPLFRLGLKFALQAQGFEVVAEAETGSQAVRCCREAPIDVAILDVRMPDGDGIVACQQITEMGLPLVVLLMTTFQEPALIEAARQAGAKGYLSKETDPADLAQMIRHILAAPEQDWLPAKQELPKLTPRELCVLQLMMEGLANKQIARRLGLSIETVKEYASTAYRKLEASDRVTALFKAQQLGLL, encoded by the coding sequence ATGAGCTCTCCCGTTCGCATTCTCATCGCCGACGATCATCCCCTGTTCCGGCTGGGGTTGAAGTTTGCTCTGCAAGCGCAAGGGTTTGAGGTCGTAGCAGAAGCAGAAACGGGATCCCAGGCGGTGCGCTGTTGCCGAGAGGCCCCGATTGATGTCGCCATTTTGGATGTGCGGATGCCGGATGGAGATGGTATTGTTGCCTGCCAGCAGATTACCGAGATGGGATTGCCCTTGGTAGTGCTGTTGATGACCACCTTTCAAGAGCCGGCCTTGATCGAAGCAGCCCGCCAAGCGGGGGCCAAAGGCTACCTGTCCAAAGAAACCGATCCGGCAGACTTGGCCCAGATGATCCGGCACATCTTGGCTGCACCAGAACAAGATTGGTTACCCGCCAAACAAGAGCTGCCCAAACTAACCCCCCGCGAGCTGTGTGTGCTGCAACTGATGATGGAGGGCTTAGCCAACAAACAGATCGCCCGTCGCCTCGGCCTGAGCATTGAAACCGTGAAGGAATATGCCAGCACCGCCTACCGCAAACTAGAGGCTAGCGACCGCGTCACCGCCCTATTTAAGGCCCAACAACTGGGCCTTTTGTAA
- a CDS encoding RNA-guided endonuclease TnpB family protein — protein sequence MKRVTTTLKLKFLDLNAVKAEMFNQTVCATTALANELLRISPKERKALTTAKVVTPLKSALSNQVIRVLKGKAGQRVKHFKVFWPEVNNQNWKLHKVGSTYSVSFPTIQGDKRVPLEVSSSYYAERLERILAEQDCERGTLKLMKLRGCWYAVVSITWEVPEVKSTERLGVDRGQNRLAVAATRWGRAVFFGGGEVAYRRRRFQKRRAQLQQAGKYRALKRLERKEARWMRAVNHTVSRRIVRFANAVNADVWMEDLSGIRQSRQSQKARSDAGKSRHTWSYYDLEWKVAYKLEMAGRTLHKRPAAYTSKTDHRTGLIGKRSGHLFTGQDGYCCDADWNAAINIARWDGFSCPLSLKEALPVIGRVGSGDGVVGNPLNSMNPPQLQAVGS from the coding sequence ATGAAACGGGTCACCACGACACTCAAGCTCAAGTTTCTTGACCTCAATGCGGTCAAAGCAGAGATGTTTAACCAGACGGTTTGTGCGACAACCGCACTGGCAAACGAACTGCTCCGCATCAGTCCGAAGGAACGAAAAGCCTTGACAACCGCCAAAGTGGTGACACCACTCAAGTCGGCCCTCTCCAACCAGGTGATTCGTGTCCTGAAGGGGAAAGCCGGCCAGCGGGTCAAGCACTTCAAAGTGTTCTGGCCAGAGGTCAACAACCAAAACTGGAAGCTGCACAAAGTAGGTAGCACCTACTCGGTGAGTTTTCCCACGATTCAGGGTGACAAGCGGGTTCCCCTTGAGGTTAGCAGTTCCTACTATGCCGAGCGTCTTGAGCGCATCCTGGCCGAACAGGATTGTGAACGGGGAACCTTGAAACTCATGAAGCTACGGGGCTGTTGGTACGCGGTTGTATCTATCACTTGGGAAGTTCCCGAAGTGAAGAGTACGGAGCGGCTGGGTGTTGACCGTGGGCAGAACCGTTTGGCAGTGGCGGCCACCCGTTGGGGTCGGGCGGTGTTTTTTGGGGGTGGAGAGGTAGCCTATCGTCGTCGGCGTTTCCAGAAGCGTCGTGCCCAGTTGCAACAGGCGGGTAAATACCGAGCACTCAAGCGACTGGAGCGCAAAGAAGCCCGTTGGATGAGGGCGGTCAACCACACCGTTAGCCGTCGCATTGTACGGTTTGCCAATGCGGTAAATGCAGATGTGTGGATGGAAGACCTCTCGGGTATCCGCCAATCCAGACAGAGCCAGAAGGCGCGTTCGGATGCCGGGAAATCGCGCCATACCTGGTCGTACTACGACCTGGAGTGGAAGGTTGCCTACAAGCTGGAAATGGCGGGTAGGACGCTGCACAAGCGTCCGGCTGCCTACACATCCAAAACCGACCACAGGACAGGATTGATTGGGAAAAGGAGTGGGCATCTGTTCACTGGGCAGGACGGGTATTGCTGTGACGCGGACTGGAATGCCGCAATAAACATTGCTCGGTGGGACGGCTTTTCGTGTCCCTTGAGTCTAAAAGAAGCCCTGCCCGTAATAGGCAGGGTCGGCTCAGGGGATGGGGTAGTTGGCAATCCCCTGAACTCCATGAATCCTCCACAACTTCAAGCTGTGGGGAGCTAG
- a CDS encoding GAF domain-containing protein, translating into MAISRRMLTAAIPSGTAYNFPDSPDVEQFKQTKRDLEKKNRELQLLHHLSQLHLVTTTLREAFQSAAAQIAEATEFPMVAIARYDTARQVMVFEGMVGIPMPPGLSVLEVPVEETCSGIVVQQKQPFVKTYTPKEEKACDRNSLLSQLKIGTFVCIPMLFGEEAMGTLSLAHPQPIAVDREQLAGWISLANYLALLAHNKQMEEGLRQSHERYSLATQVAKGIVYEWDPRANSVLRERGLFELLGFREEEAAPTADWWMERIHPEDLPACMAEFEQLFAGKQDQFQCEYRVRHRDGSDVFVLDRGVALRDPQGQIIRIIGNTQDIGLLKTTEQALQQQLQQTKLLTEISHHIRESLDLDQILNTTVSEVRSLLQTDRVIIFRFRPDWSGDVVTEAVADPWRPILGSNIYDNCFAQSFVAPYQQGRVKAIEDIETAGLNPCHVQLLKQHQVRANLVVPILQEGSLWGLLIAHHCRGPRHWQNHEVDLLKHLADQVAIAIHQSQLYQQVRQLNTDLEDMVDERTRQLRQALEFESLVKGIIEKVRDSLNEDYILQTAVEELGRQLQIICCDTALYHHDSQSSTINHEYLNLNSPGLLPALGKVTAFQDFPDLYHQLLQGQSIQFCLRESPSYRNPSPDPAERFTVLSCPLQDEHQVLGDMWLYKPALAVFSDAEVRMIQQVANQCAIALRQARLYKASLAQVQELERLNQLKDDFLSTVSHELRSPMASIKMAAKMLSLVLDRIDISGENEALIQRYLSILDQECARETNLINDLLELSRLDANTQPLEWDTLNLQDWLPRQLDPFRERAASHAQSLTLFLPERLPPIITSAGYLERLFTELLTNACKYTPAGERITVSVAFLENTWQLQVVNTGVVIPPEELARVFDKFYRVPNNDPWKHGGTGLGLALSQKVAERLQGSLRAESEQNETRFILELPLQPQ; encoded by the coding sequence ATGGCCATTTCACGACGTATGCTGACGGCTGCGATCCCGTCTGGTACAGCATACAATTTCCCAGACAGCCCTGATGTGGAACAGTTCAAGCAAACCAAACGAGATTTGGAAAAAAAGAACCGAGAATTGCAGCTCCTCCACCATCTTTCGCAACTGCATCTGGTGACCACAACTCTACGGGAAGCGTTTCAGTCGGCAGCAGCTCAAATTGCGGAAGCTACAGAATTTCCAATGGTGGCGATTGCGCGATACGATACAGCCCGCCAAGTCATGGTATTCGAGGGTATGGTCGGGATCCCGATGCCGCCAGGCCTCTCGGTTTTGGAAGTGCCTGTGGAGGAGACCTGCTCAGGGATTGTGGTGCAGCAGAAGCAACCTTTCGTAAAGACCTATACTCCCAAAGAAGAGAAAGCCTGTGATCGCAATAGCTTGCTCAGCCAGCTGAAGATTGGCACCTTTGTTTGCATTCCGATGCTGTTTGGGGAAGAAGCGATGGGCACTCTCAGTTTGGCTCATCCCCAGCCCATCGCAGTGGATAGGGAGCAGTTGGCTGGCTGGATCAGTTTGGCCAATTACCTGGCCCTATTGGCTCACAACAAACAGATGGAAGAGGGGCTGCGCCAAAGTCATGAGCGCTACTCTTTAGCGACCCAGGTGGCCAAAGGTATCGTCTACGAATGGGATCCCCGGGCCAATTCGGTTCTGCGGGAGAGGGGTTTGTTTGAGCTTCTGGGCTTTCGAGAGGAGGAGGCAGCACCAACTGCAGATTGGTGGATGGAGCGTATCCATCCCGAAGATTTACCGGCTTGTATGGCTGAGTTTGAACAGCTTTTTGCCGGAAAGCAAGACCAATTTCAGTGTGAATACCGGGTTCGCCATCGAGATGGATCTGATGTGTTTGTGTTGGATCGAGGGGTAGCTCTACGGGATCCGCAAGGACAGATCATCCGCATCATTGGCAACACGCAAGATATCGGCCTACTAAAAACGACGGAACAAGCGTTACAACAGCAACTGCAACAAACGAAGCTGCTTACAGAAATTTCTCATCACATCCGTGAATCTTTGGATCTTGATCAAATTCTTAACACAACCGTTTCGGAAGTACGATCCCTACTGCAAACAGATCGGGTCATTATCTTCCGCTTTCGGCCCGATTGGAGTGGAGATGTGGTCACCGAGGCTGTAGCGGATCCCTGGCGACCGATTTTAGGATCCAACATTTATGACAATTGCTTTGCCCAGTCCTTTGTTGCGCCTTATCAGCAAGGGCGTGTCAAAGCCATCGAAGATATAGAAACTGCTGGTCTTAATCCCTGCCATGTTCAGTTGCTCAAGCAACATCAGGTGCGGGCCAATTTGGTGGTGCCGATTTTGCAAGAGGGATCCCTGTGGGGTTTGTTGATCGCCCATCATTGTCGTGGCCCTCGCCACTGGCAAAATCATGAGGTGGATCTCCTCAAACATTTAGCCGACCAAGTGGCCATCGCCATTCACCAATCTCAGCTTTACCAACAGGTACGCCAACTAAACACCGACCTAGAAGACATGGTGGATGAGCGCACCCGACAACTACGACAGGCCCTCGAGTTTGAATCTCTGGTCAAAGGCATCATCGAAAAAGTGCGTGACAGCCTGAATGAAGACTACATTCTACAAACTGCGGTCGAAGAATTAGGCCGTCAACTTCAGATCATTTGCTGCGATACCGCTCTCTATCACCACGACAGTCAATCCTCAACGATCAATCACGAATATCTCAACCTCAATAGCCCAGGATTGTTGCCTGCCTTGGGCAAAGTAACCGCCTTCCAGGACTTTCCCGATCTGTATCACCAACTTTTGCAGGGCCAGTCGATACAATTTTGTCTGCGGGAAAGCCCTTCCTATCGCAACCCTTCCCCAGATCCCGCAGAACGATTTACGGTGCTCAGTTGCCCCCTTCAGGATGAGCACCAAGTCTTGGGGGATATGTGGCTTTACAAGCCCGCATTGGCGGTGTTCAGCGATGCGGAAGTGCGGATGATTCAGCAGGTGGCCAACCAATGTGCCATTGCCCTGCGACAAGCCCGTCTCTACAAAGCCTCTCTGGCCCAAGTGCAAGAACTGGAGCGACTGAACCAACTAAAGGATGATTTCCTCAGCACGGTTTCTCATGAGTTGCGTTCCCCGATGGCCAGCATCAAAATGGCTGCCAAGATGCTCTCGCTGGTGCTGGATCGAATCGATATTTCTGGCGAAAATGAAGCGCTCATCCAACGCTATTTGTCAATTCTCGACCAGGAATGTGCCCGAGAAACCAACTTGATCAACGACCTTTTGGAACTTTCCCGCCTCGATGCCAATACCCAACCGCTGGAATGGGACACCCTTAACCTCCAAGACTGGCTGCCCCGACAGTTGGATCCCTTTCGGGAACGGGCTGCCTCCCACGCCCAAAGCCTCACCCTGTTTTTGCCAGAAAGGCTGCCCCCCATCATCACCTCTGCAGGGTATCTGGAGCGGCTTTTCACAGAGCTGCTCACCAATGCCTGCAAGTACACCCCAGCCGGGGAACGGATCACAGTCTCCGTTGCATTTCTGGAGAATACTTGGCAACTGCAGGTGGTGAATACAGGCGTGGTCATTCCCCCAGAAGAACTGGCGCGGGTGTTTGATAAGTTTTACCGGGTGCCCAACAACGATCCGTGGAAACATGGGGGTACGGGTCTGGGCTTGGCCTTAAGCCAAAAAGTTGCCGAACGCCTCCAGGGATCCCTTAGGGCCGAAAGTGAGCAGAACGAAACCCGCTTTATTTTGGAGTTGCCTCTACAACCTCAGTGA
- a CDS encoding ABC-F family ATP-binding cassette domain-containing protein: MLRLEHISKIYPTGEVLKDVNWEVKPGDRIGLVGVNGAGKTTQLKIISGQEEPTAGEVIRPASLHIAYLTQEFEVVDPGRTVREEFWTVFEEANRIQLELSQVTRQMEQADPDTLETLLHRMDRLQRQFESLHGYELDARIDKILPEMGFEPEDSDRLVSAFSGGWQMRMSLGKILLQKPDLLLLDEPTNHLDLETIEWLETYLKGLTIPMVIVSHDREFLDRLCTQIVETERGVSTTYLGNYSQYLLQKAEQRETQQATYERQQKEIEKQQAFVDRFRASATRSTQAKSREKQLEKIERVQAPVGDVRTLKFRFPPAPRSGREVVKIENLTHSYGDKILFLGAELLIERGDRIAFLGPNGAGKSTLLRLIIGLEQPTEGSIQLGVHNVIPSYFEQNQAEALDLNKTVMDTIHDEVPDWKNEEVRTLLGRFLFSGDTVFKKVAALSGGEKARLALAKMLLQPANLLILDEPTNHLDIPAKEMLEEALQHYDGTVIVVSHDRYFISKVANKIVEIRDGELVAYPGDYHYYLEKIAEEKEKARQDQLAAEKAAKAAEKRAKEREKQKAKKAAGKA, encoded by the coding sequence ATGCTGCGACTGGAACACATCAGCAAGATCTACCCGACGGGCGAGGTACTCAAGGACGTGAATTGGGAGGTCAAACCTGGAGATCGCATTGGCTTGGTGGGGGTGAACGGAGCCGGGAAAACCACCCAACTGAAGATCATCTCTGGGCAAGAGGAGCCCACCGCCGGAGAAGTGATTCGCCCCGCCAGTTTGCATATTGCCTATCTCACCCAAGAATTTGAGGTGGTGGATCCCGGGCGCACCGTGCGGGAGGAGTTTTGGACGGTTTTTGAAGAAGCAAATCGTATCCAACTGGAGCTATCTCAAGTCACCCGGCAGATGGAGCAGGCGGATCCCGATACCCTGGAAACCCTGTTGCACCGCATGGATCGTCTGCAACGACAATTTGAGAGTTTACATGGCTATGAATTGGATGCCCGCATCGACAAAATTTTACCGGAGATGGGGTTTGAGCCGGAAGATAGCGACCGCTTGGTGAGTGCCTTTAGTGGTGGCTGGCAAATGCGCATGAGCTTAGGCAAAATCCTATTGCAAAAGCCTGATTTGCTGCTCTTGGATGAACCAACCAACCATCTGGATCTAGAGACCATTGAGTGGCTAGAAACCTATTTGAAGGGCCTAACCATTCCAATGGTGATCGTTTCTCATGACCGCGAATTTTTGGATCGGCTTTGTACCCAAATTGTCGAAACAGAACGAGGGGTATCCACCACCTATTTGGGCAACTATTCTCAATATCTACTGCAAAAAGCCGAGCAACGGGAAACCCAGCAGGCCACCTACGAGCGGCAACAGAAGGAAATTGAAAAGCAGCAAGCCTTTGTGGATCGCTTCCGGGCCAGCGCCACCCGCAGTACCCAGGCCAAAAGCCGTGAAAAACAACTGGAGAAGATCGAACGGGTTCAAGCTCCCGTCGGAGATGTGCGTACCCTTAAGTTTCGCTTTCCCCCTGCCCCCCGCAGTGGCCGTGAGGTGGTAAAAATTGAGAATCTAACCCACAGTTATGGCGACAAAATTTTATTTTTGGGAGCAGAACTGCTGATCGAGCGAGGGGATCGCATTGCCTTCCTAGGGCCAAATGGGGCCGGGAAATCCACCCTCCTGCGCCTGATTATCGGTCTAGAGCAACCTACTGAGGGATCCATCCAACTGGGGGTACACAACGTCATTCCCTCCTACTTTGAGCAAAACCAAGCGGAGGCGTTGGATCTCAACAAAACCGTCATGGACACGATCCACGACGAAGTGCCCGATTGGAAAAACGAAGAAGTGCGCACTCTGCTCGGGCGCTTTCTGTTTAGTGGCGATACGGTGTTTAAGAAGGTTGCGGCCCTCAGTGGAGGAGAAAAGGCTCGCCTAGCGCTGGCGAAAATGTTGCTGCAACCGGCCAATTTGTTAATTCTAGATGAGCCCACCAATCACCTGGATATTCCGGCCAAAGAGATGCTAGAAGAAGCCCTACAGCACTACGATGGCACCGTGATCGTTGTCTCCCATGATCGTTACTTCATCTCAAAAGTGGCCAACAAAATTGTAGAAATCCGCGATGGGGAATTGGTCGCCTACCCAGGGGACTATCACTACTACCTAGAAAAAATTGCAGAAGAAAAAGAGAAAGCCCGCCAGGATCAGCTGGCTGCCGAAAAAGCTGCCAAAGCCGCCGAGAAACGGGCCAAGGAGCGAGAAAAACAGAAAGCCAAAAAAGCAGCTGGCAAAGCCTAA
- a CDS encoding riboflavin synthase, protein MFTGLVQSMGTAQLISPSRVQVTCPALQPQLAYGDSVAVDGLCLTVVEILPEGFLADVSPETVRRSLWGQGSGVRTVNLEPSLRVGDKLGGHFVSGHIDGVGQLWDQVATGDAWELSFKVPGEIGRYIVPKGSVAVNGVSLTIAEVRQGGCWFRVAVIPQTYHDTNLSLLQAGDPVNVEADMLGKYVEKLLGLGSPESSISLEFLAEHGYV, encoded by the coding sequence ATGTTTACGGGCCTAGTGCAAAGCATGGGTACTGCCCAGTTGATTAGCCCCTCACGGGTACAGGTCACCTGCCCAGCGCTACAGCCGCAACTGGCCTATGGAGATAGCGTTGCCGTGGATGGCCTATGCCTGACGGTGGTCGAAATTCTGCCTGAGGGCTTTCTGGCGGATGTGTCTCCAGAAACGGTGCGGCGCTCCCTATGGGGCCAGGGATCCGGTGTGCGCACGGTGAATTTGGAGCCTTCCCTACGAGTTGGAGATAAGCTAGGGGGCCATTTCGTCAGCGGACACATCGACGGGGTGGGGCAACTTTGGGATCAAGTAGCTACGGGCGATGCCTGGGAGCTGAGTTTCAAGGTTCCCGGCGAGATTGGTCGTTACATTGTGCCTAAGGGCAGTGTGGCAGTGAATGGGGTAAGCCTCACCATTGCCGAGGTGCGTCAGGGGGGCTGTTGGTTTCGTGTGGCCGTCATTCCCCAGACCTATCACGACACCAATCTTTCTCTATTGCAGGCTGGGGATCCCGTCAATGTGGAGGCGGACATGCTGGGCAAATATGTGGAAAAATTGTTGGGCCTGGGTTCACCCGAAAGTTCCATTTCTTTGGAGTTTTTGGCGGAACACGGCTATGTTTAA
- a CDS encoding shikimate kinase, with amino-acid sequence MIHPEEAERLQGVNLYLIGMMASGKSTLGVELAAQLGFQFFDTDVLVEQVAGCPIPDLFAKQGEAYFRDLETQVLAQLSSYTRLVIATGGGIVLRPQNWSYLHHGLTIWLDAAPALIWQRLLRDPDQRPLLQTPDPEATLHRFMQQRQPFYAQADVRVSIPSEISPPQLAEQVWQAIRTRLREGIPSKLNTC; translated from the coding sequence ATGATTCATCCAGAAGAAGCGGAGCGATTGCAGGGGGTTAATCTCTACCTCATTGGCATGATGGCCAGTGGCAAATCAACGCTTGGGGTCGAGCTGGCGGCACAGTTGGGGTTTCAATTTTTCGATACCGATGTGCTGGTGGAGCAGGTGGCGGGTTGTCCCATTCCAGACCTTTTTGCAAAACAGGGGGAAGCCTACTTCCGGGATCTAGAAACGCAGGTGCTGGCTCAGCTGAGCAGCTACACACGACTGGTGATCGCCACGGGAGGGGGTATTGTCCTCCGGCCCCAAAATTGGAGCTATTTACACCATGGTCTCACCATCTGGTTGGATGCGGCCCCTGCCCTGATTTGGCAACGGTTGCTCAGGGATCCCGACCAACGCCCTCTGTTGCAAACCCCGGATCCGGAAGCAACCCTCCACAGATTCATGCAGCAGCGGCAACCGTTTTATGCCCAGGCTGATGTGAGGGTCTCCATCCCGTCGGAAATCAGCCCGCCCCAGTTGGCAGAACAGGTTTGGCAAGCAATTCGCACCCGCCTGCGGGAAGGGATCCCTTCTAAGCTGAATACCTGCTGA